The following proteins come from a genomic window of Synechococcus sp. BIOS-E4-1:
- a CDS encoding integrase core domain-containing protein, translating into MRTILQMWHDKTIFSSEEQRRTELRRFLNFYNTVKPHKGIDNLTSYDKLERYFKQNV; encoded by the coding sequence ATTCGTACTATTTTGCAAATGTGGCATGACAAAACTATTTTTTCATCTGAAGAGCAAAGAAGAACTGAGCTTAGAAGATTTTTGAATTTTTATAACACTGTTAAGCCTCACAAAGGGATTGATAATTTAACCTCATATGATAAACTAGAGAGATATTTTAAACAAAATGTGTAA
- a CDS encoding N(5)-(carboxyethyl)ornithine synthase, with amino-acid sequence MNNQMFGVIGTSRKESEKRLPIHPKHLLKIPKDIRSNMVFETGYGEHFGISDEKIASLTAGTASRKDILKDIGNVILLKPVLEDFTEIKEGGIILGWSHCVQQKEITQIAIDKKLTIISFESMFSLNKDNKINEHVFYQNNELAGYCAVLHALQLKGIDGLYGDQKKILVIGFGSVSHGAIHALQARGYKDITICTRRSIGTLSNVITGCKYVTMPKDIISSKRFANLIYKSDMVINGILQDPDNPIMFIKEKDHLKMKSGSLIIDVSCDQDMGFSFSKPTTFKDPIFKVDNIDYYGVDHTPSYLWDTATMTISQALSDYLPNIIIGKENKSKNKTLLNATDIKDGIINNKTIISFQNRNEEYPYHFI; translated from the coding sequence ATGAATAATCAAATGTTTGGAGTTATAGGAACTTCTAGAAAAGAATCAGAAAAAAGACTACCAATTCATCCAAAACATTTACTAAAAATACCTAAAGACATTAGAAGTAATATGGTCTTTGAAACTGGATATGGAGAACATTTTGGGATATCTGATGAAAAAATTGCTAGCTTAACTGCAGGCACTGCTTCACGTAAAGATATACTAAAAGATATAGGAAACGTAATTTTATTAAAACCAGTTTTAGAAGACTTTACAGAGATCAAAGAGGGTGGAATAATTTTGGGTTGGTCTCACTGTGTCCAACAAAAAGAAATCACTCAAATAGCTATTGATAAAAAATTAACTATTATATCTTTTGAGTCAATGTTTTCTCTTAATAAAGATAACAAAATAAATGAACATGTCTTTTATCAAAATAATGAATTAGCTGGTTATTGTGCCGTTCTACATGCACTTCAATTAAAAGGAATTGATGGTCTGTATGGAGATCAAAAGAAAATACTAGTCATAGGTTTTGGGTCTGTAAGTCATGGAGCTATACATGCCTTACAAGCAAGAGGCTATAAAGATATAACAATATGTACACGCAGAAGTATTGGTACATTATCGAATGTAATTACAGGGTGTAAATATGTTACTATGCCAAAAGATATTATAAGCAGTAAAAGGTTTGCTAATTTGATTTATAAGTCTGATATGGTTATTAACGGGATATTACAAGACCCTGATAATCCAATAATGTTCATAAAAGAAAAAGACCATTTAAAAATGAAATCAGGAAGTTTGATTATTGATGTTAGTTGTGATCAAGACATGGGATTTTCTTTTTCAAAACCAACTACATTTAAAGATCCTATATTTAAAGTAGATAATATAGATTACTATGGGGTAGATCATACCCCAAGTTACCTCTGGGATACTGCTACTATGACAATATCTCAAGCACTCAGTGATTACTTACCTAATATCATTATAGGCAAAGAAAATAAATCTAAAAATAAGACATTGCTAAATGCTACAGACATCAAAGATGGGATTATCAATAATAAAACTATAATTTCATTTCAAAATAGAAATGAAGAATACCCTTATCATTTTATATAG
- a CDS encoding DUF3104 domain-containing protein, whose product MSVDHGIYNQQDPSEQPIFLSVVPGMTVIVLHDLLTGEKADKDWWMGQVIHCGGAARDPSMHNLFQFADVDSGVIRLVNADMVTHILPGTD is encoded by the coding sequence GTGTCAGTCGACCACGGGATCTACAACCAACAGGACCCCTCAGAACAGCCGATCTTCCTGAGCGTGGTTCCAGGCATGACGGTGATCGTGCTCCACGACCTTCTGACCGGAGAGAAGGCCGACAAGGATTGGTGGATGGGGCAGGTGATCCACTGCGGTGGTGCTGCCCGTGATCCCTCCATGCACAACCTCTTTCAGTTCGCCGATGTGGATTCAGGCGTGATCCGCTTGGTCAACGCTGATATGGTGACCCACATCCTTCCCGGTACCGACTAA
- a CDS encoding Nif11-like leader peptide family natural product precursor, which produces MSLEQLKAFLAKVKDDSNLQEKLKAAKSPEGVVGIAKEQGYEFTADKINQLSEEELEGTAGGGCYDNTNECSTMTIVVLQGEGDKR; this is translated from the coding sequence ATGTCCCTAGAACAACTCAAGGCATTCCTCGCCAAAGTCAAAGACGATTCCAATCTTCAGGAGAAACTTAAAGCAGCTAAGTCACCTGAAGGCGTTGTGGGCATTGCTAAAGAACAAGGTTATGAATTCACTGCTGATAAGATCAACCAGCTCAGTGAAGAAGAGCTTGAAGGCACAGCTGGCGGTGGATGTTACGATAATACTAATGAGTGTAGTACCATGACTATTGTTGTGTTGCAAGGGGAGGGGGATAAAAGATAA
- a CDS encoding DUF1651 domain-containing protein, with protein sequence MEDLLTIANKCQTVSFLSDPSPSGSTNDVFVIVDHIKEMPASHPPLLKTRRNMRYEDAVALWRELQRCGWTVTEAS encoded by the coding sequence ATGGAAGACTTGCTGACCATTGCGAATAAGTGCCAGACGGTCAGCTTCCTTTCTGATCCAAGCCCCAGTGGTTCAACAAATGACGTCTTCGTGATCGTTGACCACATCAAAGAAATGCCAGCAAGTCATCCTCCTCTTCTGAAGACACGCCGGAACATGCGTTATGAGGATGCCGTTGCTCTTTGGAGAGAGCTTCAACGCTGTGGATGGACTGTGACTGAAGCTTCCTGA
- a CDS encoding Nif11-like leader peptide family natural product precursor, whose amino-acid sequence MSLEQLKAFLAKVKDDSNLQKKLKAAKSPDDVVGIAKEHGHEFTADKIEELSQEELEGVSGGGTGMGAEFGCRQLQRYSIKIFATLFAAKYIEIVWPATSKSLQLHELKTPEFA is encoded by the coding sequence ATGTCCCTAGAACAACTGAAGGCATTTCTCGCCAAGGTCAAAGATGATTCCAATCTTCAGAAGAAACTAAAAGCAGCTAAGTCACCTGACGATGTCGTAGGAATTGCAAAAGAACATGGTCATGAATTCACTGCTGATAAGATCGAAGAGCTCAGTCAAGAGGAGCTGGAAGGCGTGTCTGGTGGAGGCACCGGCATGGGTGCCGAATTTGGCTGTAGGCAACTTCAACGATATAGCATAAAAATATTTGCGACATTATTTGCAGCCAAGTATATAGAGATTGTTTGGCCAGCTACCTCTAAATCACTACAGTTGCACGAGCTTAAAACTCCTGAATTTGCCTGA
- a CDS encoding Nif11-like leader peptide family natural product precursor, translated as MSEEQLKAFIAKADVDKSIQDKLKAAKSPEEVVGVAKDHGHEFTADKVTELIAELREEELEGLAGGAVPKDTTIPCGYNW; from the coding sequence ATGTCAGAAGAGCAACTCAAAGCCTTCATTGCTAAGGCCGATGTCGACAAGTCCATTCAGGACAAACTAAAGGCAGCAAAGTCACCCGAGGAGGTCGTGGGCGTCGCTAAAGATCACGGTCACGAGTTCACTGCTGATAAAGTCACTGAGCTCATAGCTGAACTCAGAGAAGAGGAGCTAGAGGGTTTGGCTGGTGGGGCCGTGCCTAAAGATACTACTATTCCTTGCGGCTATAATTGGTAA
- a CDS encoding Nif11-like leader peptide family natural product precursor yields MSEEQLKAFLEKVKGDTSLQLKLKAASDADGVVAIAKDAGFEFSADNLKRVFGPLEISDKELEIAAGGEQFTDIKYTCPEVATINDIACKGISDIVCTGIICP; encoded by the coding sequence ATGTCAGAAGAACAACTCAAAGCCTTTCTAGAAAAGGTCAAAGGCGACACCAGTCTGCAATTGAAGCTAAAAGCAGCTTCCGATGCTGATGGCGTTGTGGCGATTGCGAAAGATGCTGGATTTGAATTTTCTGCTGACAATCTAAAGCGTGTTTTTGGGCCCTTAGAAATTTCCGATAAAGAGTTAGAGATTGCAGCTGGTGGCGAACAATTTACAGATATTAAATATACCTGTCCAGAAGTGGCAACCATAAATGATATAGCCTGCAAAGGAATTTCAGACATAGTGTGTACCGGAATAATATGCCCTTGA
- a CDS encoding Nif11-like leader peptide family natural product precursor, translating to MSEEQLKAFLEKVKADTSLQEKLKAAADADAVVAITKEAGFSISVDDLKSSQSMSEEELEGMAGGAGYYMTGKTAECGPVACTCRGPCLTQ from the coding sequence ATGTCAGAAGAACAACTCAAAGCCTTCCTTGAGAAGGTCAAAGCAGACACCAGCCTTCAGGAGAAGCTCAAAGCAGCGGCTGATGCCGATGCTGTTGTTGCGATTACCAAAGAGGCTGGTTTTAGTATTTCTGTTGACGATTTGAAGAGCTCTCAATCTATGTCAGAAGAAGAACTCGAAGGTATGGCTGGAGGGGCCGGGTATTATATGACTGGGAAGACTGCGGAATGTGGCCCGGTAGCATGCACCTGTCGAGGTCCCTGCTTGACACAGTAA
- a CDS encoding Nif11-like leader peptide family natural product precursor has translation MSEEQLKAFLAKVKGDTSLQEKLKAAKSPEDVVGIAKELGHEFTADKFTNLSKEELEGVAGGSGSYAAGCCVGSSQCVLGGAGTS, from the coding sequence ATGTCCGAAGAACAACTCAAGGCATTCCTCGCCAAAGTCAAAGGCGACACCAGCCTTCAGGAGAAACTCAAAGCAGCGAAGTCACCTGAAGATGTTGTAGGCATTGCTAAAGAACTTGGTCATGAATTCACCGCTGACAAGTTCACTAATCTCAGTAAAGAGGAGCTAGAGGGCGTGGCTGGGGGGAGTGGGAGCTATGCGGCGGGGTGCTGTGTTGGTTCAAGTCAGTGTGTGTTGGGAGGTGCTGGTACCTCATAG
- a CDS encoding DUF3104 domain-containing protein — MGQVIHCGGAVRGPKPPILLKIADVDSVVICRVSDGLVTHTLPSI; from the coding sequence ATAGGCCAGGTCATCCACTGCGGGGGAGCAGTACGTGGCCCAAAGCCCCCAATCCTCTTGAAGATCGCTGATGTTGATTCAGTTGTGATTTGCAGGGTTAGCGATGGCCTGGTGACGCATACCCTTCCATCGATCTGA
- a CDS encoding Nif11-like leader peptide family natural product precursor, with protein MTFCWSWLSLLCLPITHIRKATQLIRERVQSDTILQKKIKAAAVIDVVDAIAKEAGFIISADELKKAQLELSDEELESVARANITELGHTKTPPS; from the coding sequence GTGACGTTCTGCTGGTCATGGCTAAGTCTTCTATGCTTACCAATCACCCATATCAGAAAAGCAACTCAACTCATTCGTGAGAGAGTACAAAGCGACACCATCCTTCAGAAGAAGATCAAAGCTGCTGCTGTTATTGATGTTGTTGATGCGATCGCAAAAGAGGCTGGATTTATTATCTCCGCTGACGAATTGAAGAAAGCTCAACTAGAATTGTCAGATGAAGAATTGGAAAGTGTAGCTAGGGCAAACATCACTGAACTTGGACATACAAAGACCCCACCAAGCTAA
- a CDS encoding Nif11-like leader peptide family RiPP precursor, whose protein sequence is MTLDQLRGFLAKVRNDASLFERVKAAESADEITLIAAENGHIFTSMHINELTDGELESVSGGANICTGCQIATTCIDDSQILRYTNSG, encoded by the coding sequence ATGACCCTAGATCAACTTAGGGGATTTTTAGCAAAAGTCAGGAACGATGCCAGTCTCTTTGAGAGGGTAAAAGCTGCTGAGTCCGCCGACGAAATAACACTTATCGCTGCAGAAAATGGCCACATCTTTACCTCTATGCATATCAATGAACTCACAGATGGCGAATTAGAGAGTGTTTCAGGAGGAGCAAACATATGCACTGGATGCCAAATCGCAACAACCTGCATAGATGACAGCCAAATACTTAGATACACTAATTCCGGCTGA
- a CDS encoding Nif11-like leader peptide family natural product precursor: protein MSQEQLKAFLIKVKADSSLQEKLQAAKSTEDVVGIAKEHGHEFTADKISQLSEEELEGVAGGTLLGALLGLTIARHC from the coding sequence ATGTCCCAAGAACAACTCAAGGCATTCCTCATCAAGGTCAAAGCTGATTCCAGCCTTCAGGAGAAGCTACAAGCAGCAAAGTCAACTGAAGATGTTGTAGGTATCGCTAAAGAACATGGTCATGAATTCACTGCTGATAAGATCAGCCAGCTCAGCGAAGAGGAGCTGGAAGGCGTGGCTGGGGGGACGTTGTTGGGAGCACTGCTTGGATTAACGATAGCAAGGCATTGTTGA
- a CDS encoding Nif11-like leader peptide family RiPP precursor, whose amino-acid sequence MSEEQLKAFLEKVKADTSLQEKLKAAADVDAALAIAEEAGFSISADVVRTSVSDDELEGAAGGKYYTDEISGRC is encoded by the coding sequence ATGTCAGAAGAACAACTCAAAGCTTTCCTAGAAAAAGTCAAAGCGGACACCAGCCTTCAGGAGAAGCTCAAAGCAGCTGCTGATGTTGACGCAGCTCTTGCGATTGCGGAAGAGGCTGGGTTTAGTATTTCCGCTGATGTCGTTCGGACTTCAGTTTCAGATGATGAGCTAGAAGGAGCTGCTGGGGGGAAATATTACACTGATGAGATAAGTGGCCGGTGCTGA
- a CDS encoding Nif11-like leader peptide family natural product precursor, which translates to MSEEQLKAFLAQVKAEDSLQEKLKAAADSDAVLAIAKDAGFSISADDLKKASELSEDELEGVAGGAPCVDISYA; encoded by the coding sequence ATGTCAGAAGAGCAACTCAAAGCCTTCCTTGCACAAGTCAAAGCCGAAGACAGCCTTCAGGAAAAGCTCAAAGCCGCTGCTGATTCTGATGCAGTTCTTGCGATTGCGAAAGATGCTGGATTTAGTATCTCTGCTGACGACCTCAAAAAGGCCTCAGAGCTTTCTGAAGACGAGTTGGAAGGCGTTGCTGGAGGAGCTCCTTGTGTAGATATAAGCTATGCGTGA